One Sinorhizobium mexicanum genomic region harbors:
- a CDS encoding AMP-binding protein has product MLPKIENYDELYRDFRWRIPEKFNIGVAVSDAWAEREPERVCLQHFRPRDAHLSLTYGAFAARSSAFAAALAQHGVKRGDRVAIFLPQGFEAAIAHVAIYKLGAIALPLALLFGVDALEYRLLDAGASAIVTNRFGYERLAAIRAKLPALALVVLADEEDEPGTVRFDRLANSGKRFAAADTTPDDPALMIYTSGTTGPPKGALHGHRVLLGHLPGFQFHHHFLPQPGDRMWTPADWAWAGGLLNALLPALLLGVPVVSSPAQKFDPHMAFRIMEEMDVRNAFIPPTALRLLKAVDRPRDRYALKLRTIGSAGEALGRETFEWAKAALGIDVSEFYGQTECNIVISSAADLGVLKPGSMGKAAPGHRVAIIDGEGRILPPGTVGQVAVQRPDPVMFLGYWRNERATETKFIGDWMTTGDQGVMDAEGYFTFFGRDDDVITSSGYRIGPGEIEDCLAGHPDVQLAAVIGKPDPVRTEIVKAYVVLRPGISADDEVAAGIRDRVKTRLSMHEYPREIEFVDSLPLTTSGKVIRRLLRDRAAAEALSK; this is encoded by the coding sequence ATGCTCCCGAAAATTGAAAACTACGACGAACTTTATCGCGATTTCCGGTGGCGGATTCCGGAGAAGTTTAACATCGGTGTCGCCGTCAGCGATGCCTGGGCGGAGCGGGAACCGGAGCGTGTCTGCCTTCAGCACTTCAGGCCTCGTGACGCGCATCTGTCTTTGACCTATGGTGCCTTCGCCGCGCGCTCGTCCGCTTTTGCCGCCGCATTGGCACAGCATGGCGTCAAGCGCGGCGACCGTGTCGCTATCTTTCTGCCACAGGGTTTCGAGGCGGCAATTGCGCATGTTGCGATCTACAAGCTTGGCGCTATCGCGTTGCCGCTCGCTTTGCTGTTCGGCGTCGATGCGCTCGAATATCGGCTGCTGGATGCAGGCGCGTCTGCGATCGTCACCAACCGTTTTGGCTACGAGCGGCTTGCCGCGATCAGAGCGAAGCTGCCGGCACTCGCTCTCGTCGTGCTGGCGGATGAAGAGGATGAGCCCGGAACAGTGCGTTTCGATCGGCTCGCAAACAGCGGAAAGCGTTTTGCTGCCGCCGACACGACGCCGGACGATCCGGCGCTGATGATCTACACTTCCGGCACAACGGGGCCTCCGAAGGGCGCGCTGCATGGCCATCGCGTCCTGCTCGGTCACCTGCCGGGCTTCCAGTTCCATCATCACTTCCTGCCGCAACCCGGCGACCGGATGTGGACCCCGGCCGACTGGGCCTGGGCCGGGGGTCTTCTGAACGCACTGCTGCCGGCGCTTTTGCTCGGCGTACCGGTGGTTTCATCGCCGGCGCAGAAATTCGATCCGCATATGGCCTTCCGGATCATGGAAGAGATGGACGTGCGCAATGCCTTCATCCCGCCGACGGCACTTCGGCTCCTGAAGGCCGTCGACAGACCGCGTGACCGCTACGCTCTCAAGCTGCGGACGATCGGTTCGGCCGGCGAGGCGCTCGGGCGGGAGACCTTCGAATGGGCAAAGGCAGCACTCGGGATCGACGTCAGCGAGTTCTACGGCCAGACGGAGTGCAATATCGTCATCTCCTCGGCTGCGGATCTCGGTGTCTTGAAGCCGGGTTCCATGGGTAAGGCGGCGCCCGGTCACAGGGTGGCGATCATCGACGGCGAGGGGAGGATCCTGCCGCCGGGCACAGTCGGGCAGGTGGCTGTGCAGCGCCCGGACCCGGTGATGTTCCTCGGCTATTGGCGCAACGAGCGGGCGACGGAAACGAAATTCATAGGCGATTGGATGACCACCGGGGACCAGGGCGTGATGGACGCGGAGGGTTACTTCACCTTCTTCGGCCGTGACGACGACGTCATCACCTCGTCCGGTTACCGCATCGGTCCAGGTGAGATCGAGGATTGCCTGGCCGGCCATCCCGACGTTCAATTGGCTGCGGTCATCGGCAAGCCCGATCCGGTCCGCACCGAGATCGTCAAGGCCTATGTGGTGCTGAGGCCGGGCATCTCCGCCGATGACGAGGTCGCGGCCGGAATCCGCGACCGGGTGAAAACCAGGCTCTCCATGCACGAATACCCGCGTGAGATAGAGTTCGTCGACAGCCTGCCGTTGACGACGTCGGGAAAGGTGATCCGACGGCTGCTGCGCGATCGGGCGGCTGCCGAAGCGCTTAGCAAATAG
- a CDS encoding HNH endonuclease gives MTIAVSPQALPALVLNADYRPLSYYPLSLWSWQDAIKAVFLDRVTILAEYEHSVSSPSFSMRLPSVVCLKSYVQPSRHPAFTRFNVFLRDKFECQYCGSPDDLTFDHVVPRAHGGQTTWENVVAACSPCNLRKGSKLPKQANMFPHQRPYQPTVQDLHNNGRLFPPNHLHESWMDYLYWDVELQP, from the coding sequence TTGACGATTGCAGTCTCACCGCAGGCCCTGCCGGCGCTCGTCTTGAACGCCGACTACCGGCCGCTGAGTTACTACCCCTTGTCGCTCTGGTCCTGGCAGGACGCGATCAAGGCCGTCTTCCTTGACCGCGTTACGATCCTCGCCGAATACGAACATTCCGTCTCGTCGCCCAGCTTCTCGATGCGGCTGCCGAGTGTCGTTTGTCTCAAGAGTTATGTGCAGCCGTCCCGCCATCCGGCCTTCACCCGGTTCAACGTCTTCCTGCGCGACAAGTTCGAGTGCCAGTATTGCGGATCGCCTGACGACCTGACCTTCGACCATGTGGTGCCGCGTGCCCATGGCGGCCAGACGACATGGGAAAATGTCGTGGCGGCCTGTTCGCCCTGCAATCTCCGCAAGGGCAGCAAGCTGCCGAAGCAGGCCAACATGTTCCCGCATCAGAGGCCCTACCAGCCTACGGTGCAGGACCTGCACAACAACGGCAGGCTCTTTCCGCCGAACCATCTGCATGAAAGCTGGATGGACTATCTCTATTGGGATGTCGAACTGCAGCCGTAA
- a CDS encoding disulfide bond formation protein B, whose translation MTAASVAQRQHLVGAVLVTLGMAATVGGALGFEHIGGYIPCALCLLQRNPYYYGIPLGLLAVVSSALKFPAWITRTLLLLVGILMLVGAGMGVYHSGVEWHFWEGPSTCATAAQGISSDVGDLLGDLDAKHAPSCTDAALRVLGLSFAGWNVIASLILAGIALRGAAKA comes from the coding sequence ATGACCGCAGCTTCCGTCGCCCAACGCCAGCACCTTGTTGGCGCCGTTCTCGTCACGCTCGGCATGGCGGCAACTGTCGGCGGCGCGCTCGGCTTCGAGCATATCGGCGGCTATATCCCCTGTGCGCTCTGCCTGTTGCAGCGCAATCCCTACTACTACGGCATTCCGCTCGGCCTTCTGGCGGTCGTTTCGAGCGCTCTCAAGTTCCCAGCCTGGATCACGCGAACGCTGCTCCTGCTCGTCGGCATCCTGATGCTCGTCGGTGCCGGCATGGGCGTCTATCACTCGGGCGTCGAATGGCATTTCTGGGAGGGACCGTCGACCTGCGCGACAGCCGCCCAGGGCATCTCGTCCGATGTCGGGGATCTGCTCGGCGATCTCGATGCCAAGCACGCGCCCTCCTGCACGGATGCGGCACTCCGCGTGCTCGGACTCTCCTTTGCAGGCTGGAATGTGATCGCAAGCCTCATCCTGGCTGGGATCGCATTGCGCGGCGCCGCCAAGGCTTGA
- a CDS encoding GNAT family N-acetyltransferase, protein MIGNTPFPGDTNGRASRLLGGLAQPGFDAAQPEQTVSVGRPGRYLSIYSARAGYELQRELDYLSNRAIEPNVFFTGRFLAPAMPRLEDRVIRLAVIRDNDERRSRMRFLMPFSIEKPGFAIGASIIRAWSNPFGPLGVPLLDAEGAAETISNLYEALAAPSSGLPPVLVLPDVRLQGRFAQLARAVAISENLPLTVTDSFERPMLESLLDGPTYLRKAIKRGHFKELRRQWKNLEKHGRLIYTVARQPEEIRLRMEEFLALEASGWKGRERSAMITDRFRAAFAREAITNLAETDSVRIHTLDLDGKAIASMVVLLMAGEAYTWKTAYDERYAIYSPGKLLLAELTEWHLDDANIARSDSCAVPDHPVIGRFWQEREEMGTLVIGLQQNRDRDVRQVAAQLHLYRNTRNMARLLREKIRALAGR, encoded by the coding sequence GATCGGCAACACACCCTTTCCCGGAGATACGAACGGCAGAGCGAGCCGCCTGCTCGGCGGATTGGCCCAGCCGGGCTTCGACGCGGCGCAACCCGAGCAGACCGTCAGCGTCGGGCGGCCAGGCCGCTACCTTTCGATCTATTCCGCAAGGGCCGGCTACGAGTTGCAACGAGAGCTCGATTATCTCTCCAACCGCGCGATAGAACCGAACGTATTCTTCACGGGCCGCTTCCTCGCGCCGGCCATGCCACGCCTCGAGGACCGGGTCATCCGGCTCGCCGTGATCCGGGACAACGATGAACGCCGCAGCAGAATGCGCTTCCTCATGCCGTTTTCGATCGAGAAACCGGGCTTCGCGATCGGCGCGTCCATCATTCGTGCCTGGTCCAACCCGTTTGGCCCGCTCGGCGTACCGCTGCTCGATGCAGAAGGTGCGGCCGAAACGATCAGTAACCTTTACGAGGCCCTGGCCGCTCCGTCGTCCGGCCTGCCGCCGGTACTCGTGCTGCCGGACGTGAGGCTCCAGGGCCGGTTCGCACAACTCGCCCGCGCCGTCGCGATCAGCGAAAACCTGCCGCTCACCGTGACCGACAGCTTTGAACGGCCGATGCTCGAAAGCCTGCTCGACGGCCCGACATACTTGCGCAAGGCAATCAAGCGCGGACATTTCAAGGAATTGCGGCGCCAATGGAAGAACCTCGAAAAGCACGGACGCCTGATCTACACCGTCGCACGCCAGCCGGAGGAAATCCGCTTGCGCATGGAGGAATTCCTGGCGCTGGAGGCTTCCGGTTGGAAGGGGCGAGAGCGCAGCGCCATGATCACGGATCGCTTCCGTGCCGCCTTTGCCCGTGAGGCGATCACCAATCTCGCCGAGACGGACAGCGTCCGCATCCACACACTCGATCTCGACGGCAAGGCGATCGCCTCCATGGTCGTTCTGCTCATGGCCGGCGAGGCCTATACGTGGAAGACCGCCTATGATGAGCGATATGCGATATATTCGCCCGGCAAGCTGCTGCTCGCCGAACTGACGGAATGGCACCTCGACGACGCTAACATCGCCCGCTCCGATTCCTGTGCGGTGCCCGACCACCCGGTGATAGGCCGCTTCTGGCAGGAGCGCGAGGAGATGGGAACGCTCGTCATTGGGTTGCAGCAGAACCGTGACCGCGATGTCCGCCAGGTTGCGGCACAACTCCACCTCTATCGCAATACCCGCAACATGGCACGGCTGCTGCGCGAGAAGATACGGGCGCTTGCCGGCCGCTGA
- the gluQRS gene encoding tRNA glutamyl-Q(34) synthetase GluQRS: MTISPEQPVFRFAPSPNGLLHLGHALSALLNHDMAASTNGRFLLRIEDIDQTRCRPELEQAIFDDLGWLGLSWEQPVRRQSEHLDLYAEILQRLRAMGVVYPSVMTRGEIRAAVAAAEAEGSVWPRDPDGTPLYPGRERELSLGEQAALAAGDRSFAWRLDVTRAIDLVPGPLTWQETGAGPAGETGEIPADPASWGDVILSRSDAPSSYHLSVVVDDALQGVTQVVRGRDLYHATSIHRLLQRLLDLPEPVYHHHRLILGPDGKKLSKSSKDTGIAAFRAAGKTPADIRAMVL, encoded by the coding sequence ATGACCATTTCGCCAGAGCAACCCGTTTTTCGTTTCGCGCCGAGCCCGAACGGCCTGCTGCACCTTGGTCATGCGCTGTCCGCCCTCCTCAATCATGACATGGCGGCCTCCACCAACGGACGCTTTCTGCTTCGGATCGAGGATATCGACCAGACACGCTGCCGCCCGGAGCTGGAACAGGCGATTTTCGACGATCTCGGTTGGTTGGGTCTCAGTTGGGAGCAACCGGTACGCCGCCAATCCGAACACCTCGACCTTTATGCCGAGATACTTCAGCGCCTGCGCGCAATGGGTGTCGTTTATCCATCCGTCATGACCCGCGGGGAGATCAGGGCGGCGGTCGCCGCGGCAGAAGCCGAGGGGTCGGTCTGGCCGCGCGATCCGGATGGAACGCCACTTTATCCGGGCCGCGAGCGCGAACTATCGCTTGGCGAGCAAGCCGCACTTGCCGCCGGCGATCGATCCTTTGCCTGGCGTCTCGACGTCACAAGGGCGATCGATCTCGTGCCCGGCCCTTTGACATGGCAGGAAACCGGAGCAGGTCCCGCCGGGGAAACGGGTGAAATCCCGGCGGATCCCGCAAGCTGGGGCGATGTGATCCTTTCGCGTTCCGACGCGCCATCGAGTTACCATCTCTCGGTCGTCGTCGATGACGCGCTCCAGGGCGTCACTCAAGTCGTGCGTGGGCGTGATCTGTATCATGCGACTTCGATCCACCGCTTGCTCCAGCGGCTTCTCGATCTCCCGGAACCAGTCTACCACCACCACCGCCTTATCCTTGGGCCGGATGGCAAGAAGCTGTCGAAGAGCAGCAAAGACACGGGTATCGCCGCATTCCGCGCTGCCGGAAAGACGCCAGCGGACATTCGCGCCATGGTGCTATGA
- a CDS encoding DNA-3-methyladenine glycosylase family protein codes for MRIIRTHEDIEAGLAGLIMLDARLEHVVAKAGPVPLRRTDPGYRGIANIIVSQMVSKASAAAIWRRMEAALGEISPDAVLSLGDEDCRQFGLSRAKADTLRRVAAAAVAGEIDLDAICNAEAAVAIHELTAIKGVGRWTAEVYLLFCAGHPDVFPSGDVALQNAIGHALEFDLRPTASEIDSLATCWSPWRSVAARLFWAYYAQEMRRDALPVTP; via the coding sequence ATGCGGATCATCCGGACACACGAGGATATCGAGGCCGGGCTTGCCGGTCTGATAATGCTCGACGCCCGTCTCGAGCACGTGGTCGCCAAGGCGGGGCCGGTGCCGCTCAGGCGAACGGATCCGGGTTATCGCGGTATCGCGAACATCATTGTGTCGCAAATGGTCTCGAAGGCGAGCGCTGCCGCGATCTGGCGGCGCATGGAGGCCGCTCTCGGCGAGATCAGTCCGGATGCAGTCCTTTCGCTCGGCGACGAAGATTGCCGGCAATTCGGCCTCTCCCGCGCCAAGGCCGACACGTTGCGGCGCGTCGCGGCGGCGGCGGTTGCCGGCGAGATCGACCTCGACGCCATCTGCAACGCCGAGGCCGCCGTGGCGATCCACGAATTGACGGCAATAAAGGGGGTCGGTCGCTGGACGGCGGAGGTCTACCTGCTTTTCTGCGCCGGCCATCCGGACGTCTTTCCGTCTGGCGACGTTGCGCTGCAAAACGCCATCGGCCATGCGCTGGAGTTCGACCTGCGCCCGACAGCAAGCGAGATTGATTCGCTCGCGACCTGCTGGTCACCGTGGCGCAGCGTCGCCGCGCGGCTGTTCTGGGCGTATTATGCACAGGAAATGCGGCGTGATGCGCTGCCAGTGACGCCTTGA